One genomic window of Mauremys mutica isolate MM-2020 ecotype Southern chromosome 5, ASM2049712v1, whole genome shotgun sequence includes the following:
- the LOC123371692 gene encoding C-X-C motif chemokine 10-like: MKGTWAVVLCSLLLIAVEIQGQLTSGKGRCSCIDKGSDFIQRKALGKIEVIPKSSSCDHVEIIATMKPKGEQRCLNPNSKWVQKMMTALIKKRSSQSTHP; this comes from the exons ATGAAGGGAACCTGGGCTGTCGTCCTTTGTTCACTGCTCCTGATTGCAGTTGAAATTCAAG GGCAGTTGACCTCTGGAAAAGGACGTTGCAGCTGCATAGACAAAGGTTCTGATTTCATTCAGCGAAAAGCCTTAGGAAAAATAGAAGTGATTCCCAAGAGCTCTTCCTGTGACCATGTTGAGATCAT TGCGACAATGAAGCCCAAAGGAGAGCAAAGATGTTTGAACCCTAATTCCAAATGGGTTCAGAAGATGATGACAGCCCTCATCAAGAAAAG GTCTTCACAAAGCACTCACCCGTAA
- the LOC123371833 gene encoding C-X-C motif chemokine 10-like, whose product MKGSWAVVLCSLLLIAAEIQGQLAYGKGRCSCIDKGSNFIQRKALGKIEVIPKSSSCDHVEIIATVKPTGEQRCLNPNSKWVQKLVTALIKKRSSQSTHL is encoded by the exons ATGAAGGGAAGCTGGGCTGTCGTCCTTTGTTCACTGCTCCTGATTGCAGCTGAAATTCAAG GGCAGTTGGCCTATGGAAAAGGACGTTGCAGCTGCATAGACAAAGGTTCTAATTTCATTCAGCGAAAAGCCTTAGGAAAAATAGAAGTGATTCCCAAGAGCTCTTCCTGTGACCATGTTGAGATCAT TGCGACAGTGAAGCCCACTGGAGAGCAAAGATGCTTGAACCCTAATTCCAAATGGGTTCAGAAGTTGGTGACAGCCCTCATCAAGAAAAG GTCTTCACAAAGCACTCACCTGTAA